The nucleotide window ACTGACGCGCGCTATCGTCTCTCCGGCCTTTCGCGCATCGGCGATCTGCTGGGTGATCAATATGATTTCGACGCGCGCTGCAAGATCGGGGCCACCGACGAAGGCTTTTCCGATTCGAGAGCGTTGGTAACGTCCTTCGCTCCTGCGACCGGGCGGCTGATGGGAGGCGGCGGCCCGCCGTCCAGCGCTGGCAGGCTGATGGCCGCCTGTAGCCCCTTCTGCTTATTGGTTAAGACGATATCGCCGCCGTGGTGGCGGGCAATGGTCCGGGCAATGGAAAGACCGAGACCTACGCCCCCTGTCTCGCGGTTCCGCGAATTCTCAATCCGGAAAAACGGCGTAAAAACCTGCTCTTTGGCGCTGTCTGGAATACCGGGGCCGTCGTCCGAGACGGTGATTTCGATACTATCCGCTTGCCTTTCCACGCTGACGCGCGCTCGCTCGCCATATCGGATGGCATTTTCGACAAGGTTGCGGCACGCGCGGCGCAGTGCGTCTGGTCGGCAGCTGTAGCTGATCTTCTGCCCTTCAGAAAAGGAGATGTCATAACCGAGTTCAGCGAGATCATCGCAGAGACTTTCCACGAGTGCCGAGAGGTCCACGGTCCGCGTGCTTTCTGCGGTTGCATCTTCGCGAGCGAAGGCGAGTGTCGCCTCTGTCATCGTCTGGACCTCGGTAATTGTGGAGAGCATTTTCTCGCGGACGTCTTCGTCGGGCACGAATTCCGCACGCAAACGGAGCGAGGTTAGAGGTGTGCGCAAATCATGGCCGATGGCGGCCAGCATTCTGGTGCGGTCGTCGACGAAACGGTGCAGGCGCGCTTGCATGCGATTGAATGCCTCGGCAGTGCGTCGAATATCGTCGGGGCCGGTTTCCGGCAGCGGTACGATCTCCTGACCACGGCCGAAGGCCTCGGCTGCTATGGCGAGCCGGCGCAATGGTTGCGCGATGCCGCGTGCGGCGAATACGGCAATGATCGACAACGACAGCGCGGAGAGACCGAGTGCCAAGGTGGACTTGGAGGTCCAGAAGCCGTCTTGCGCGGGCTTGGCAAATGCAGTGTTCAGCCATGTGCCGTTCGCCAACCGAACAGCCAATCCCATGCCGGTGGCATCATCGAGATAAAGAAATTTCGCCGGTCGGGACAGCGGCCAAGCTTCCGGCCTTAGGTCGATCCACTGTGAGGAGGTGGCGCTGCTACTAGCGGCAGTATTTCGGGCGAAATCCGGTCTCACCTCGGCGGGAACGCTGTGGCCGGCAAAGGATACGCGCGGCAATGGCTGCGCCAAACGCTCCCATGCCTCCTCTCGCCACGCGGGGGCATCCTTCAGACCGTTGGTCGATATCCAATATCTCGCCGTACTGGTGTTACTGGCGTTGAGGATCTCGGTCTGCAGCGACGGAGGCGTCGCCTCCAAGACCCGGGCGAGCGAGGCGCACCGGCTGAATATCTCGCCCTTGGCGGTCTTCCGAATCACCTGCCCGTGCTCATCCCACGAAATGAAGAACACGATTGCTTGTGACAGCGCTAAAGACAGCAGCGTAAAACAGATGAAACGGGCCGCAAGACTGCGCTTCCACAAGCTCATCATGGCTGCTCGACCTGCGCGGCGAGGCTGTATCCACCTCCCCAGTGAGTCTTGATCAATGCTGGTACTTTCGGGTCAGCCTCGATCTTCTTCCGCAAGCGGCTGACTTGATTGTCAATGCTCCTGTCGAATGGATCGGCATCTCGGCCGACCGTCAGGTCAAGAAGCTGATTGCGGCTGAGTACCAGGCCGGGATGGTCAAGAAACGCACACAACAGGCGGAACTCCGCCGTGCTGAGCGGCACAGCAACGCCGTCGTCGCCCATCAACTCGCGCCGGTTGACGTCAAAGGTCCATCGATCAAAACGTACAACCTTGGTCGCAAGCCGGCCCTTTTGCGGCGGCAGGCTTTGGACTCGTCGAAGCACCGCCTTGATGCGGGCGAGAAGTTCGCGGGGATTGAATGGCTTGCTCACGTAGTCATCGGCACCTACTTCCAGGCCAACGATTCGATCGGTCTCCTCAGCCATCGCAGTCAACAGGATGACGGGAAGGTCCGTGGTGCTGCGCAGATGGCGGCACAGGGACAATCCGTCCTCGCCCGGCATCATGACGTCAAGAACCACGAGGTCCAGAGCACTTCGTTCGAGCAAACGGCGGAGTGCAACAGCGCTCTCCGCAAGGCTGATGCGGTAGCCATGCTGCATCAAGTATTTGCCGACCAGATCGCGAATATCGCGATGATCATCCACTACGGCGATGTGAGGTGCCGAGTCCATCTAGTTTGCTCCGTCCCGGATCATACTGAAGTCCTGCACCCAACCCATCGGAAAAGTGTAACAGAATGTATCGGCCGCGTATGATCGAGCGAAATCAAATGCTTGTGGCTGGCTTCACTGACGGCGTCGCGGCATCGGGATCGCAGGATCCCGATGCCGGCCGATCCGAGCAGGAACCG belongs to Bradyrhizobium icense and includes:
- a CDS encoding response regulator; this translates as MDSAPHIAVVDDHRDIRDLVGKYLMQHGYRISLAESAVALRRLLERSALDLVVLDVMMPGEDGLSLCRHLRSTTDLPVILLTAMAEETDRIVGLEVGADDYVSKPFNPRELLARIKAVLRRVQSLPPQKGRLATKVVRFDRWTFDVNRRELMGDDGVAVPLSTAEFRLLCAFLDHPGLVLSRNQLLDLTVGRDADPFDRSIDNQVSRLRKKIEADPKVPALIKTHWGGGYSLAAQVEQP
- a CDS encoding sensor histidine kinase: MSLWKRSLAARFICFTLLSLALSQAIVFFISWDEHGQVIRKTAKGEIFSRCASLARVLEATPPSLQTEILNASNTSTARYWISTNGLKDAPAWREEAWERLAQPLPRVSFAGHSVPAEVRPDFARNTAASSSATSSQWIDLRPEAWPLSRPAKFLYLDDATGMGLAVRLANGTWLNTAFAKPAQDGFWTSKSTLALGLSALSLSIIAVFAARGIAQPLRRLAIAAEAFGRGQEIVPLPETGPDDIRRTAEAFNRMQARLHRFVDDRTRMLAAIGHDLRTPLTSLRLRAEFVPDEDVREKMLSTITEVQTMTEATLAFAREDATAESTRTVDLSALVESLCDDLAELGYDISFSEGQKISYSCRPDALRRACRNLVENAIRYGERARVSVERQADSIEITVSDDGPGIPDSAKEQVFTPFFRIENSRNRETGGVGLGLSIARTIARHHGGDIVLTNKQKGLQAAISLPALDGGPPPPISRPVAGAKDVTNALESEKPSSVAPILQRASKSY